Proteins encoded by one window of Candidatus Pelagibacter giovannonii:
- a CDS encoding sigma-54-dependent transcriptional regulator — protein sequence MSTEILIIDDNADIRNIINDLIIEAGYKTRLAANYNQALNEIDKKLPDVAIIDVKLDKGDNDGLELLSHIKNKDKNIPVIIITGHANVEMAIKALKAGAFEFIEKPFNQERLLNFVNRAVENINLKNKNKEFESKLFYSYELIGVSDNIKNIKEQINKISVSESRIFINGPTGSGKELIARKIHKESKRQKGPFIILNGALLDIKKYELELFGEEKINGSITYGALEKSSKGILLIDEISEIPLDTQSKILRVLIDQKFRRINGSHDINVDVRIICSSSKDIKKEIKNGNFREDLYHRLNVLEINIDLLKDRVSDIPLLVEYFSEKISTNYNLKKLNINTNNKYLLNYDWPGNVRELRNLIERIAILLPDSDEKISNIIKESLKTPDIKNTTSENSLSIPLKEARENFEKEYLTTQLKKFNGNISKTADFIGMERSALHRKLKGLGIKELN from the coding sequence ATGAGTACTGAAATATTAATTATTGATGATAATGCAGATATTAGAAATATAATTAATGATCTAATAATTGAAGCTGGTTACAAAACAAGATTGGCTGCAAACTACAATCAAGCTTTAAACGAGATTGACAAAAAACTTCCAGATGTAGCAATTATAGATGTTAAGTTAGACAAAGGTGACAATGATGGTCTAGAACTTTTATCACATATTAAAAATAAGGATAAAAATATTCCAGTTATAATAATTACAGGACATGCAAATGTAGAAATGGCAATTAAAGCTTTAAAAGCCGGTGCCTTCGAATTTATTGAAAAGCCTTTTAATCAAGAGAGATTATTAAACTTTGTTAATAGAGCTGTTGAAAATATAAACCTTAAAAACAAGAACAAGGAATTTGAAAGTAAACTTTTTTATTCTTATGAGTTAATTGGTGTTAGTGATAATATCAAAAATATAAAAGAACAAATTAATAAAATTTCAGTTTCTGAAAGTCGAATTTTTATTAATGGTCCTACTGGCTCTGGTAAAGAGTTAATTGCAAGAAAAATACATAAAGAGTCTAAAAGACAAAAGGGTCCTTTTATAATTTTAAATGGTGCATTGCTTGATATTAAAAAATATGAATTGGAATTATTTGGTGAAGAAAAAATAAACGGCTCAATTACTTATGGTGCTTTAGAGAAATCATCAAAGGGCATTCTTTTAATTGATGAAATTTCTGAAATCCCACTGGATACCCAATCTAAAATTTTAAGAGTTTTAATAGATCAAAAATTCAGAAGGATTAATGGTAGCCATGATATTAATGTAGATGTAAGAATTATATGTTCATCCAGCAAAGATATAAAAAAAGAAATAAAAAATGGCAATTTTAGGGAGGATTTATATCATCGATTAAATGTTTTAGAGATTAACATCGACCTTTTAAAAGATAGAGTTTCAGATATACCTTTATTAGTTGAATACTTCTCTGAAAAAATCTCAACAAATTATAATTTAAAAAAATTAAACATTAATACAAATAATAAATATTTACTTAATTATGATTGGCCAGGTAATGTTAGAGAATTAAGAAATCTAATAGAGAGGATTGCGATACTTTTACCTGATAGTGATGAAAAAATTTCAAATATTATTAAAGAATCCCTAAAAACGCCTGATATTAAAAATACAACGTCAGAAAACTCTTTATCTATACCATTAAAAGAAGCTAGAGAAAATTTTGAAAAAGAGTATTTAACTACACAATTGAAAAAATTTAATGGCAATATATCAAAAACTGCCGATTTTATAGGAATGGAAAGATCTGCCCTTCATAGAAAACTTAAAGGTTTAGGGATTAAGGAATTAAATTAA
- a CDS encoding sensor histidine kinase: protein MIDFIKKNIFIIVIFLITLFIGFITFLTFIDKSFLKLSDNNLQILLIGNIALLILLFFMIFSEVRNSLKIDVDVSGSKANRKYITFFALFTLIPSILISLFSLFLLSFALDKYLDKKITTAVNNSYEIAKSYTEDVRTKTQSEIILIAFDLNKSINFLNTNINQFKSFLNTQKLIRGMDEVHIIDGNGNLYLSTLKDSTLYTPPLSDALEMVQNDKRPLKIINALKNQTASIIKLENFDGKYLYIVKYLDKKISQYLLESQEALNFYYTVLNKQTGIKISFVFIYLVIVSLLLFLSISIAIRFSSRFFRSINNLIIASSNIGKGNLDIKVPEIKTDKDMEVLNQNFNLMIDKLKSQQEKLIIKERHEAWENLARKLAHEIKNPLTPIQLTIDKLKSKYSEKIANHEKDDFSKSLLIIAKQIKQIENLVNEFSDFARMPKPILKDNNLVPLIKDNIKLINELDNKIIINFKSSTSDILLNSDSEQLNRVFFNLIKNSIESIWDKKIDNANFNGKIDISINENEEIINFIIVDNGLGFEIFKKNINDILNPYFTTKKKGTGLGLSIVNKIINDHNGKINLVSLESGAKIEIVFIK from the coding sequence ATGATTGATTTTATTAAAAAAAATATTTTCATCATTGTAATATTTTTAATCACTTTATTCATTGGTTTTATAACTTTTTTAACATTTATTGATAAAAGTTTTTTAAAATTATCTGACAATAATCTCCAGATTTTATTAATTGGAAATATTGCCCTGTTAATACTTCTTTTCTTTATGATATTTTCAGAAGTAAGAAATTCCTTAAAGATAGATGTCGATGTAAGTGGTTCGAAAGCCAATAGAAAATATATAACATTTTTTGCATTATTTACTTTAATTCCTTCAATTTTAATTTCTTTATTTTCATTATTTCTTCTTTCATTTGCTCTAGATAAATATTTGGATAAGAAAATTACAACAGCAGTTAACAACTCTTATGAAATTGCAAAAAGTTACACAGAGGATGTTAGAACTAAAACTCAATCAGAGATAATTTTAATAGCATTTGATTTAAACAAAAGTATCAATTTTTTAAATACAAATATCAATCAATTTAAAAGTTTTCTAAATACTCAAAAATTAATTAGAGGTATGGATGAGGTTCATATTATTGATGGTAATGGAAACTTATATCTATCAACTTTAAAAGATAGCACTTTGTATACACCACCTTTAAGTGACGCTTTAGAAATGGTTCAAAACGATAAACGACCACTTAAGATTATCAATGCTTTAAAAAATCAAACAGCATCAATTATAAAGCTTGAAAATTTTGACGGCAAATATTTATATATAGTTAAGTATTTAGATAAAAAAATTTCTCAATATTTATTGGAATCTCAAGAGGCACTTAATTTTTATTACACAGTTTTAAACAAGCAAACTGGGATTAAGATATCATTTGTATTTATTTATCTTGTTATAGTCTCATTGTTATTATTTTTATCCATATCAATTGCCATAAGATTTTCGTCAAGATTTTTTAGGTCTATTAATAATTTGATTATTGCATCCTCTAATATTGGAAAAGGCAATCTAGATATTAAAGTACCAGAAATTAAAACTGATAAAGATATGGAGGTTTTAAATCAAAATTTTAATTTAATGATAGACAAATTAAAATCACAACAAGAAAAACTTATAATCAAAGAAAGACATGAAGCTTGGGAAAATTTAGCTAGAAAACTAGCTCATGAAATTAAAAATCCACTCACACCTATTCAATTAACTATTGATAAATTAAAGAGCAAATATTCAGAAAAAATAGCAAACCATGAAAAAGATGATTTTTCAAAAAGCTTGTTGATTATTGCTAAACAAATTAAACAAATTGAAAATTTAGTTAATGAATTTTCTGATTTTGCTAGAATGCCAAAACCAATTCTAAAAGATAACAACTTAGTTCCGTTGATAAAAGATAATATTAAGTTAATAAATGAATTGGATAATAAAATTATAATTAATTTTAAATCAAGTACATCAGATATTCTCTTAAACTCTGATAGTGAACAATTAAATAGAGTCTTCTTCAATTTGATTAAAAACTCTATTGAAAGCATATGGGATAAGAAAATTGATAATGCAAATTTCAATGGAAAAATCGATATTTCCATAAATGAAAATGAGGAAATAATTAACTTCATAATTGTTGATAATGGATTAGGATTTGAAATTTTTAAAAAAAATATAAATGACATTCTAAATCCTTATTTTACAACAAAGAAAAAAGGTACTGGCTTAGGTTTATCCATTGTTAATAAGATTATAAATGATCATAATGGAAAAATAAATCTTGTTTCATTAGAAAGTGGAGCAAAAATAGAAATTGTATTTATAAAATAA
- the ispD gene encoding 2-C-methyl-D-erythritol 4-phosphate cytidylyltransferase, translated as MNSCFIILAGGESKRFNSNIPKPYTNYRGKPLLLHSIDKAKVFNKFNKIVLVVNKKHKDYIKKLNIKNIKIIIGGKTRAESAYNALKSIKGNNFKNVIIHDAARPNFSLKLLKKLMDGLKTNDCVIPAIQTADSVKQKISNIVTNLKRENIYLIQTPQAFNYKKLYSLQNNKSTEVTDDANLFARAGKKIKIIKGETNNNKITVNTDIKFNNLIKFGLGFDVHRLVPNKKLYLGGIKIPSPIGTLGHSDGDPVLHAVTDAILGACSMGDIGEKFSDKSKKFKNIRSTILLSEIIKQTIKKGYLINNLDINIITQKPKIQKYKKQIINCIAKICNISPTQINIKGKTTEKLGVIGKEKAIACEVIASVIKND; from the coding sequence ATGAATAGTTGTTTTATAATACTTGCTGGTGGCGAAAGTAAAAGATTTAATTCAAATATTCCAAAACCCTACACAAATTATAGAGGTAAGCCTTTATTGTTACATTCAATAGATAAAGCTAAAGTTTTTAATAAATTTAATAAAATTGTTCTTGTAGTAAATAAAAAACATAAAGATTATATCAAAAAACTTAATATCAAAAACATCAAAATTATCATAGGTGGTAAAACAAGAGCGGAATCAGCCTATAATGCTCTAAAAAGTATTAAAGGAAATAATTTTAAAAATGTAATAATTCATGATGCTGCAAGACCAAATTTTTCTCTAAAACTTTTAAAGAAATTAATGGATGGATTAAAAACAAATGACTGTGTAATTCCTGCAATCCAAACTGCAGATTCCGTTAAACAAAAAATTTCGAACATTGTTACAAATTTAAAAAGAGAAAATATTTACTTAATCCAAACCCCTCAAGCATTTAACTATAAAAAACTTTATTCACTTCAAAATAATAAAAGTACCGAGGTTACTGATGATGCAAATTTGTTTGCAAGAGCTGGTAAAAAAATAAAAATTATAAAAGGTGAAACTAATAATAATAAAATAACAGTAAATACAGATATTAAATTTAACAATTTAATAAAATTTGGACTAGGTTTTGATGTTCATAGATTGGTACCTAATAAAAAACTTTATTTAGGTGGGATTAAAATACCCTCACCTATTGGCACATTAGGTCACTCAGATGGAGATCCTGTATTACATGCTGTAACAGATGCTATACTTGGAGCTTGTTCTATGGGTGATATTGGTGAAAAATTCTCAGATAAGAGTAAGAAATTTAAAAATATTAGATCTACAATTCTATTGAGTGAAATAATTAAGCAAACTATAAAAAAAGGCTACCTAATCAATAATCTTGATATAAATATAATTACTCAAAAGCCTAAAATTCAAAAATATAAAAAACAAATAATAAACTGTATTGCAAAAATTTGTAATATCTCTCCCACTCAAATTAATATAAAAGGTAAAACAACTGAAAAGTTAGGTGTAATTGGTAAAGAAAAAGCTATAGCTTGTGAAGTAATAGCTTCTGTTATTAAAAATGATTAA
- a CDS encoding phosphatidylglycerophosphatase A produces the protein MIKSLNSLLVTMFGLGKIRYMPGTFGSLATVIILYYLFHTLNISPNIILFGLIIIFIYSFYAVSSHIENSENKDPSEIIIDEFLGQSIPIYLYEISHGTTKDGDEAIVYYALFFILFRYFDIMKPFPVNFFDKNFKNSFGVIMDDVCAGFYVVLTLVCFMIIKSYVL, from the coding sequence ATGATTAAATCTCTCAACTCATTATTAGTTACTATGTTTGGCCTAGGTAAAATTAGATATATGCCTGGAACATTTGGGTCACTAGCGACTGTAATTATTCTTTATTATCTATTCCACACTCTAAATATTTCACCAAATATAATTTTATTTGGCTTGATAATAATATTTATTTACTCATTTTATGCCGTTTCAAGTCATATAGAAAATAGTGAAAATAAGGATCCAAGTGAAATCATAATTGATGAATTTTTAGGTCAATCGATACCCATATATCTTTATGAGATATCTCATGGAACAACAAAAGATGGAGATGAAGCTATTGTTTATTATGCTCTATTTTTTATTCTTTTTAGATATTTTGATATCATGAAACCATTTCCTGTAAACTTTTTTGATAAAAACTTTAAGAATAGTTTTGGTGTAATTATGGATGATGTTTGTGCTGGATTTTATGTTGTATTAACACTTGTGTGTTTCATGATTATTAAAAGTTATGTTTTATAA
- a CDS encoding CinA family protein: MKNLVKILIKKKLKIAFAESCTGGMLSSEITSVSGASKVFGIGLVTYSNQAKITILKVNKRIIQKYGAVSPQCCEAMVKNLSKISKAQINVSITGIAGPNGGTKKKPVGLVYIGIKKNNKIFISKNLFKEKSRKAIQKSTIRRTFKIIKSLI; encoded by the coding sequence ATGAAAAATTTAGTAAAAATATTAATAAAAAAAAAATTAAAGATTGCTTTTGCTGAGTCTTGTACGGGTGGAATGCTTTCATCGGAAATAACATCCGTAAGTGGAGCTTCGAAAGTTTTTGGTATAGGTCTTGTCACTTATTCAAATCAAGCAAAAATAACAATTTTAAAAGTAAATAAAAGGATTATTCAAAAATATGGAGCTGTTAGCCCTCAATGTTGTGAGGCTATGGTTAAAAATTTATCAAAAATTTCTAAAGCACAAATTAATGTTTCAATTACAGGAATTGCAGGTCCAAATGGTGGAACTAAGAAAAAACCTGTTGGACTAGTTTATATTGGAATAAAAAAGAATAATAAAATATTTATTAGTAAAAATTTATTTAAAGAAAAAAGTAGGAAGGCTATCCAAAAATCTACAATTAGGAGAACTTTTAAAATTATAAAATCTTTAATTTAG
- a CDS encoding type II toxin-antitoxin system RatA family toxin: protein MPKASVTRQIAREKQKLIDFVLDIEKYPEFIPFCIDSKVYKKEDKQDEIVIIADLTIGRKPFVDTYKSDVRYDKKNDSIHVTNIGGPLNHLENNWKFIQKENYTEVQFDVDFEIKNKFLNLIMEKSFQFGLNKIADAFQKKAESL, encoded by the coding sequence ATGCCCAAAGCCTCAGTAACTAGGCAGATAGCTCGTGAAAAACAGAAATTAATTGATTTTGTTTTAGACATCGAAAAATATCCTGAGTTCATTCCTTTTTGTATAGACTCAAAAGTCTATAAAAAAGAAGATAAACAAGATGAGATAGTAATTATTGCAGATCTTACTATTGGTAGAAAACCTTTTGTAGACACCTATAAAAGTGACGTTCGATATGACAAAAAAAATGATTCAATACATGTAACTAATATTGGTGGTCCTTTAAATCATCTTGAAAATAACTGGAAATTTATACAAAAAGAAAACTACACTGAAGTTCAATTTGATGTTGATTTTGAAATAAAAAATAAGTTTTTAAATTTAATTATGGAAAAATCTTTTCAATTTGGTTTAAATAAAATTGCTGATGCATTTCAAAAAAAGGCAGAAAGTCTCTAA
- the lipA gene encoding lipoyl synthase yields MTIKPRHPEKVNKPVNPIKKKPDWIRSKLTNSKEFFLTKTIVNQNNLVTVCQEANCPNITECWSKRHATFMIMGDTCTRACAFCDVKTGKPENLDPFEAYKISNAVHKLNLKHVVITSVDRDDLEDGGSHHFFDVITAIRKKTPQTSIEVLTPDFLRKGDAYKKILEADLDVFNHNIETVPRLYLKVRPGARYFGSLELLKNVKKINKKVFTKSGLMVGLGESKDELIQVMDDLRSADVDFLTIGQYLQPSVKHHPLERYYHPDEFKDLENIAKSKGFLLVSSSPLTRSSYHADEDFAKLQQNRLNKH; encoded by the coding sequence ATGACAATTAAACCAAGACACCCAGAAAAAGTTAACAAACCAGTAAATCCAATTAAAAAAAAACCTGATTGGATAAGGTCTAAATTAACCAACAGTAAAGAATTCTTCTTAACTAAGACTATTGTTAATCAAAATAATTTAGTAACAGTTTGTCAGGAAGCTAATTGTCCAAATATTACAGAATGCTGGAGTAAGCGTCATGCTACATTTATGATTATGGGTGATACTTGCACTAGAGCATGTGCTTTCTGTGATGTTAAAACAGGAAAACCTGAAAATTTAGATCCATTTGAGGCTTACAAAATTTCAAATGCAGTTCATAAACTTAATCTTAAGCATGTTGTTATAACTTCTGTTGATAGAGACGATTTAGAAGATGGAGGTTCTCATCATTTCTTTGACGTAATTACAGCTATAAGAAAAAAAACACCTCAAACTTCCATTGAAGTTTTAACTCCTGATTTTTTAAGAAAAGGAGATGCTTATAAAAAAATTTTAGAAGCAGACTTAGATGTTTTCAATCATAATATTGAAACAGTACCAAGACTTTATTTAAAAGTTAGACCAGGTGCGAGATATTTTGGATCATTAGAGCTTTTAAAGAATGTAAAAAAAATTAATAAAAAAGTTTTTACTAAATCAGGGCTAATGGTTGGTTTAGGAGAGAGTAAAGATGAATTAATTCAGGTGATGGATGACTTAAGATCTGCAGATGTAGACTTTTTAACAATTGGGCAATATTTACAACCTTCAGTAAAACACCATCCGCTTGAGAGATATTACCATCCAGATGAATTTAAGGATTTAGAAAATATTGCAAAGTCCAAAGGTTTTTTATTAGTTTCTTCTTCACCACTAACAAGATCTTCTTATCATGCTGATGAAGACTTTGCTAAACTTCAACAAAATAGATTAAACAAACATTAA
- a CDS encoding FtsB family cell division protein: MLGKLKKNYFLLISTFLILYFFFNLLDGERGLFSYFKKKEILVNLKIEEANLSNKIKELEFKNSLLSTKLDLDYVETLIREKFMFGKEGETLYIIKKNDN; encoded by the coding sequence ATGCTGGGTAAACTAAAAAAAAATTATTTCTTATTAATCTCTACTTTTTTAATACTTTATTTCTTCTTTAACCTTCTAGATGGCGAAAGAGGCCTTTTTTCTTATTTTAAAAAAAAAGAAATTTTAGTTAATCTGAAAATTGAAGAAGCTAATTTATCCAATAAAATTAAAGAACTTGAATTTAAAAATTCTCTATTAAGTACTAAATTAGACCTAGATTATGTTGAAACCTTAATTAGAGAAAAATTTATGTTTGGCAAAGAAGGGGAGACCCTCTATATAATTAAAAAGAATGACAATTAA
- the eno gene encoding phosphopyruvate hydratase — translation MSKILKIRARQVFDSRGNPTIEAEVYSKNLSASAICPSGASTGTYEAFEKRDNNNKKYLGKSVLGAVNLVNTKISKKLIGKNIHDQTRIDTILINLDGTRQKTSLGANAILAVSMAAKKLSAKIKKVPLYKTFLIKNNYRLPYPLMNIINGGAHANNGLRIQEFMIRPDKAKSFSEAMRICFVVINNLRKLIIKKGLSTSVGDEGGFAPMISSNEKALDLVVAAINKSGFKNGKDVSICLDIAANELIKKDKYSIHSKKFVSVDQSIKEYKKIINKYKIKSIEDPFGENDWVAWSKLMKNTNNVQIVGDDLYVTNLERLKKGFLNNSSNSILIKLNQIGTVSETLEVIKFAKIIGYKTIISHRSGDSEDTFIADLAVGTNSNQIKTGSLARSERVAKYNQLLRIEEELGKKASMSKIH, via the coding sequence ATGAGTAAGATTTTAAAGATAAGAGCTCGTCAAGTATTTGATAGTCGAGGAAACCCAACAATTGAAGCAGAAGTTTATTCAAAAAATTTAAGTGCATCAGCTATTTGTCCCTCAGGTGCTTCAACTGGAACCTACGAAGCATTTGAAAAAAGAGACAACAATAATAAAAAATATCTAGGTAAAAGTGTTTTAGGTGCAGTCAATTTAGTTAATACAAAAATCTCAAAAAAATTAATAGGTAAAAATATCCATGATCAAACACGTATAGACACAATTTTAATCAATCTTGATGGCACTCGGCAAAAAACAAGCTTAGGTGCTAATGCTATTTTAGCTGTATCTATGGCTGCTAAGAAACTTTCTGCTAAAATTAAAAAAGTTCCTTTATATAAAACTTTTTTAATAAAAAATAATTACAGATTACCTTACCCATTAATGAATATTATTAATGGTGGAGCACATGCTAATAACGGATTAAGAATTCAAGAATTCATGATTAGACCTGATAAAGCCAAGAGTTTTTCGGAGGCGATGAGAATATGTTTTGTTGTAATTAATAATTTAAGAAAGCTTATTATAAAAAAGGGGTTATCAACCTCTGTAGGAGATGAAGGAGGCTTTGCTCCAATGATTAGTAGCAATGAAAAAGCTTTGGATTTAGTTGTTGCTGCAATTAATAAGTCTGGTTTTAAAAACGGTAAAGATGTCTCAATTTGTTTAGATATTGCAGCAAATGAATTAATTAAGAAAGATAAATACTCTATTCACTCAAAAAAATTTGTCTCAGTAGATCAATCTATTAAAGAATATAAAAAAATAATAAATAAATATAAAATCAAATCTATCGAAGATCCATTTGGAGAAAATGATTGGGTGGCATGGAGTAAATTGATGAAAAATACTAATAACGTGCAAATAGTTGGAGATGATTTGTATGTAACTAATTTAGAAAGACTTAAAAAAGGTTTTTTAAATAACTCGTCAAATTCAATATTAATTAAACTTAATCAAATTGGTACAGTATCAGAAACACTTGAAGTTATTAAATTTGCAAAAATTATTGGTTACAAAACAATAATTTCTCATCGATCTGGAGACAGCGAAGACACCTTTATAGCAGACCTTGCTGTAGGTACTAATTCAAATCAAATCAAAACTGGCTCTCTAGCTCGATCCGAACGTGTTGCAAAATATAACCAATTATTACGTATAGAAGAAGAGCTTGGAAAAAAGGCATCAATGAGTAAAATTCATTAA
- the kdsA gene encoding 3-deoxy-8-phosphooctulonate synthase, which translates to MKNIKVNCGNIEISNNNKIFIIAGPCQLETEQHAMDMAGKIKEITSKFNMGFVYKTSFDKANRTSLKGQRGMGLEQSLPIFDKIKKELDIPILTDIHNAEQCSVVAPHVDVLQIPAFLCRQTDLLIAAAKTGKIINVKKGQFLAPWDMVNVTKKIAESGNNNILVTERGASFGYNTLVSDMRSLPIMAKNGYPVIFDATHSVQQPGGLGETSGGQREFVEYLARAAVAVGVAGVFIETHQDPDNAPSDGPNMVPLDKLEKLLSQLFEIDNLIKK; encoded by the coding sequence ATGAAAAATATAAAAGTTAATTGTGGAAATATAGAAATTTCAAACAATAATAAAATTTTTATTATTGCTGGCCCATGCCAACTTGAGACCGAACAACATGCCATGGATATGGCAGGTAAGATTAAAGAAATTACCTCCAAGTTTAATATGGGTTTTGTTTATAAAACATCTTTTGATAAAGCTAATAGAACAAGTTTAAAAGGCCAAAGAGGTATGGGTCTTGAGCAATCCTTACCTATCTTTGATAAGATCAAAAAAGAATTAGATATCCCAATATTAACTGACATACATAATGCTGAACAATGTTCGGTGGTAGCTCCGCATGTTGATGTATTACAAATCCCTGCATTTTTATGTAGGCAAACAGATTTATTAATTGCTGCAGCCAAAACTGGAAAAATTATAAATGTTAAAAAAGGTCAATTCCTAGCACCTTGGGATATGGTTAATGTTACAAAAAAAATTGCAGAATCGGGCAATAATAATATTTTAGTCACAGAAAGAGGAGCAAGCTTTGGTTATAATACCCTTGTCTCTGATATGAGATCTTTACCCATAATGGCAAAAAATGGTTATCCTGTTATTTTTGATGCCACACATTCAGTTCAACAACCTGGAGGTCTAGGTGAGACTAGTGGTGGACAAAGAGAGTTTGTTGAATACTTAGCAAGAGCTGCGGTTGCTGTAGGTGTTGCTGGTGTTTTTATTGAAACACATCAGGACCCAGATAATGCTCCATCCGATGGACCCAACATGGTTCCATTAGATAAATTAGAAAAATTACTATCTCAATTATTTGAAATAGATAATCTAATCAAAAAATAA
- a CDS encoding CTP synthase: protein MARFIFVTGGVVSSLGKGLSSASLAYLLQSRGFNVRLRKLDPYLNVDPGTMSPFQHGEVFVTDDGAETDLDLGHYERFSGISAKKSDNITTGKIYSDVLRKERKGGYLGKTVQVIPHITDRIKDFIKSDTSKEDFVICEIGGIVGDIESLPFVEAIRQFSNDVGKKNALFIHLTLVPYLKASDEIKTKPTQHSVKELRSLGIQPDIIICRSERPIPLEHRKKISLFCNVGIENVIQTVDVKTIYEAPISFNRENLDKQVLEYFKMKSKKKINLNPWKKITKTILNTKKTINIAIIGKYVELKDAYKSLDEALTHGGIDNNSKINLVRIDSENLKISEIKKKLQGVSGVLIPGGFGKRGTEGKIEAIKYAREKKIPFFGICFGMQMAIIEFARNKLNIKKATSSEFGLGGIPIIGLISEWNKDGKLIKGTDKDLGGTMRLGLYEAKLKENSLIRKIYKSKSIQERHRHRYEVNIDYKDQFEKNGLIFSGLSPDKKLPEIIELKNHPWFIAVQFHPEFKSRPLAPHPLFSSFIKAAKNHR from the coding sequence ATGGCGCGATTTATTTTTGTAACCGGCGGTGTGGTTTCCTCATTAGGAAAAGGTCTTTCTTCAGCTTCCCTTGCGTACTTATTACAATCTAGAGGTTTTAATGTACGTTTAAGAAAATTAGATCCTTACTTAAATGTTGACCCAGGAACGATGAGTCCCTTTCAACACGGCGAAGTGTTTGTAACAGATGATGGTGCGGAAACAGATTTAGATTTAGGTCATTACGAAAGATTTTCTGGAATATCTGCAAAAAAATCTGACAATATTACAACAGGAAAAATTTACAGCGATGTTCTAAGAAAAGAACGTAAGGGAGGTTACCTTGGAAAAACAGTTCAAGTTATCCCACATATAACTGACCGCATTAAAGATTTTATAAAAAGTGATACATCAAAAGAGGACTTTGTAATTTGTGAAATTGGTGGCATAGTAGGTGACATAGAAAGCCTACCTTTTGTTGAAGCTATTAGACAATTCTCCAATGATGTAGGTAAAAAAAATGCTTTATTTATACACTTAACTCTAGTTCCTTACCTTAAAGCATCAGATGAAATAAAAACGAAACCTACTCAACACTCAGTAAAGGAACTAAGAAGTCTTGGTATACAGCCAGATATAATTATTTGTAGATCTGAAAGACCCATTCCTCTAGAGCATAGAAAAAAAATATCTTTGTTCTGTAATGTTGGAATTGAAAATGTGATTCAAACTGTTGATGTAAAAACTATTTATGAAGCGCCGATTAGCTTCAATAGAGAAAATTTAGATAAACAGGTACTTGAGTATTTTAAAATGAAATCTAAAAAAAAAATAAATTTAAATCCTTGGAAAAAAATTACGAAAACCATTCTAAATACCAAAAAAACAATCAATATTGCAATTATTGGAAAATATGTTGAGCTCAAAGATGCTTATAAATCATTAGACGAGGCTTTAACACATGGTGGTATTGATAATAATTCTAAAATTAATTTAGTGAGAATAGATTCTGAGAACTTAAAGATCTCTGAAATTAAAAAAAAATTACAAGGCGTTTCTGGAGTTTTGATACCAGGTGGATTTGGCAAAAGAGGAACAGAGGGAAAAATTGAAGCAATTAAGTATGCTAGAGAGAAAAAAATTCCTTTCTTTGGAATTTGCTTTGGTATGCAAATGGCTATTATTGAGTTTGCAAGAAATAAGCTAAATATAAAGAAGGCCACATCAAGTGAGTTTGGATTAGGAGGAATACCAATTATTGGTTTAATTTCTGAATGGAATAAAGATGGTAAATTAATTAAAGGTACCGATAAAGATCTTGGTGGCACTATGAGACTTGGTCTTTATGAAGCCAAATTAAAAGAAAATTCTTTGATTAGAAAAATCTATAAATCAAAATCAATTCAAGAAAGACATAGACATAGATATGAAGTTAATATTGATTATAAGGATCAATTTGAAAAAAATGGCCTAATCTTTTCAGGATTATCTCCAGATAAAAAATTACCAGAGATTATTGAGCTAAAAAACCACCCATGGTTTATAGCTGTTCAATTTCATCCAGAATTTAAATCTAGACCTTTAGCACCACATCCTTTATTCTCATCGTTTATCAAAGCTGCTAAAAATCATAGATGA